One window of Triticum dicoccoides isolate Atlit2015 ecotype Zavitan chromosome 5A, WEW_v2.0, whole genome shotgun sequence genomic DNA carries:
- the LOC119303404 gene encoding protein PELPK1-like: protein MASTSTSFVAMALVMAVMLSTCHAARLLADVPALPTPMLPPVPVVPTVPALPGGVVPTVPTVPNVPTVPTVPGVPKVPTVPTVPGVPTVPTVPGVPTVPVPGAALPTIPAVPTVPGVPTVPVPGAVVPTVPTAPSVPTVPTVPGVPTLPMPSVPGVPTLPLPPMPSIPDLPKVPLPPMPSVPGVPKVPLPPVPSVPGVPAVP from the coding sequence ATGGCTTCCACGTCGACGAGCTTCGTGGCCATGGCGCTCGTCATGGCCGTCATGCTCAGCACGTGCCATGCCGCGCGCCTCCTCGCCGACGTTCCGGCCTTGCCCACACCGATGCTGCCCCCCGTGCCCGTCGTCCCTACAGTCCCCGCCCTGCCAGGCGGCGTCGTTCCCACGGTGCCCACCGTGCCGAACGTCCCGACGGTTCCCACCGTGCCAGGCGTCCCGAAGGTGCCGACAGTTCCCACCGTGCCCGGCGTGCCGACGGTGCCCACCGTGCCAGGTGTGCCGACGGTTCCAGTACCTGGCGCCGCCCTGCCGACCATCCCGGCGGTTCCCACCGTGCCAGGCGTGCCGACTGTGCCGGTACCTGGCGCCGTCGTGCCGACAGTGCCCACTGCGCCGAGCGTGCCGACGGTTCCCACGGTGCCAGGCGTTCCGACGTTGCCTATGCCGTCCGTCCCCGGCGTGCCTACCTTGCCGCTGCCGCCTATGCCGTCCATCCCCGACCTGCCCAAGGTGCCACTGCCTCCGATGCCGTCCGTCCCTGGCGTGCCCAAGGTGCCACTGCCGCCGGTGCCGTCTGTTCCCGGTGTGCCGGCCGTGCCATAG